The genome window CGATCTCGACGTTGCGCTCGAAGGCGTCGGCGCGGCCGAAGACGTCGATGATCACCGAGTGGTCGATGACCAGCTCGGCCGGGGCCAGCGGGTTGACCTTGTCGGGGTCGCCGCCGAGGTCGGTGACAGCCTCGCGCATGGTGGCGAGGTCGACGACGCAGGGGACGCCGGTGAAGTCCTGCATGATCACGCGGGCGGGCGTGAACTGGATTTCGATCGACGGGTCGGCCTTCGGGTCCCACGAGCTCAGCGCGCGGATGTGGTCGGCGGTGATGTTCGCGCCGTCCTCGGTGCGCAGCAGGTTCTCGAGCAGGATCTTGAGGCTGTACGGCAGGCGCTCGGCGCCCTCGACCTTGTTCAAGCGGAAGACCTCGTACGAGGCGTCTCCCACCTTCAGCGTGTCTTTGGCGCCGAAGCTGTCCTTGCTGGCAGGTGCGGTCACGTCTAACTCCAGTGGCGTGGACTTCCGCGCCGGTGCGGCGGTCGAGTCCCGGGTCAGTTCGGTCGGGTTCGGTGGTGGCGAGTCTTGCGCACCCCCACCGTAGGACCGGATTCGGGATGGCACACCTCGCGGTACCCCAAACAGTACGCGTGTCCTGTTTAACGGACAAGACGACACGCGGTGTGGGCTGCGCCATCCGCGACGGGGGTCCCTCAATGAGGGGAATTGGTGCCTACGGTGTGTAAGTTTCCGGTGATGCTTGTGATAGTGGTGTGACTGCAGTGACGCGCGATGTGCGCAGGTGAGCGGAGGTGGGCGGTCGTGGCGGGACGGCGTCGGATTTCGGAGGTGCCGCGCGGCCGCCGTGGACTCACCGTGAGCGCGCTCACCTTGGTGATCTTGTTCGGCGCCGGGGGCACCGGCCTCGCGGCGCCCCCGCCGCCGCCCAATCCCAGCGACTCCGACCTGAGCAACAGCAAGGCCGACGCCAACGCGAAAGCGGGTGAAGTCGGCCGGCTGACCAACCAGCTGGCCCAGGCCGAGCAGAAGCTGTCGCAGCTGCAGGACGACGTCGAGCTCAAGCAGGAAGAGGCCAACAAGGCCCTGGTCGACCTGCAGTCCGCGCAGGACGCGGCGGCGCAGGCCGAGAACGACGCGAAGGCGGCGCGCACCGAGGCTGACGCGGCGGCCGCGGCGATCGAGAAGGCCCGCAACGACCTCAAGACGTTCGCCTCCGCGAGCTTCCAGCAGGGGAGCACGGTCGGCTCGCTTTCGGCGTACCTGAGCGCCGACAGCCCGAAGGACATGCTGGCCCGCGCGCAGCTGCTCGACGCCGTCGGCGGCGACCGGCTCAACGCCCTCGACCGGCTCCAGCAGGCGCAGACGGCGAAGTCGAACAAGGACTCCGCCGCCCGCAAGGCCGCGGAGATCGCGCAGCAGAAGCAGGACGCCGCCCGCCAGGCCAAGACGAGCGCGGACTCCGCGCAGGCCAGGGCGATCAGCGCGCAGGACAGCCAGGCCACGCAGAACACCCAGCTCGAGAAGAGCAAGTCCGACGTCGAGCAGCAGCTCTACGCCGCGCAGGCCAAGGTGAGCGGCCTGCAGGGCCAGCGCCAGCGCTACCAGGACTGGCTCGCCGAGAAGCAGCGCGAGGACGAGGAACGTGCCCGTCAAGCCGCGCTCGGCTCCTCCGGCGGCGGTGGCCGCCCGGCGAGCAAGCCGGCGGCGGGCCCGGCCGGGTCGTCCATCGAGGCGGTCATCGCCCGGGCGCTGTCCAAGATCGGCCTGCCCTACGCCTGGGGCGGCGGCAACGCGAGCGGCCCGACCCGCGGCATCCGCGACGGCGGCGTCGCCGACCGCTACGGCGACTACAACAAGATCGGCTTCGACTGCTCCGGCCTGATGATCTACGCCTTCGCCGGGGTCAAGGGCCTGCCGCACTACAGCGGCTACCAGTACACGGCGGGGCGGCGGGTCCCGCTGTCCCAGATGCGCCGCGGCGACATGCTGTTCTGGGGCGGCGCGGGCGGCATCCACCACGTCGCGCTCTACCTCGGCGGCGGCCAGATGGTCGAGGCCCCGCAGTCCGGGCTGCGCGTCCGGATCGCGCCGGTCCGCTACGGCGGGATCATGCCGTACGCGACTCGCTTGATCGGCTGAAACTCGCTCGACGCCGTGCCGGGCGGGCCGACAGGATCGGCCGCGTGGACGACGAACTGAACGCGCTGCGGCGCTCGCGGATGCGCT of Amycolatopsis solani contains these proteins:
- a CDS encoding NlpC/P60 family protein, translating into MPRGRRGLTVSALTLVILFGAGGTGLAAPPPPPNPSDSDLSNSKADANAKAGEVGRLTNQLAQAEQKLSQLQDDVELKQEEANKALVDLQSAQDAAAQAENDAKAARTEADAAAAAIEKARNDLKTFASASFQQGSTVGSLSAYLSADSPKDMLARAQLLDAVGGDRLNALDRLQQAQTAKSNKDSAARKAAEIAQQKQDAARQAKTSADSAQARAISAQDSQATQNTQLEKSKSDVEQQLYAAQAKVSGLQGQRQRYQDWLAEKQREDEERARQAALGSSGGGGRPASKPAAGPAGSSIEAVIARALSKIGLPYAWGGGNASGPTRGIRDGGVADRYGDYNKIGFDCSGLMIYAFAGVKGLPHYSGYQYTAGRRVPLSQMRRGDMLFWGGAGGIHHVALYLGGGQMVEAPQSGLRVRIAPVRYGGIMPYATRLIG